The Streptomyces sp. CC0208 genome window below encodes:
- a CDS encoding acyl-CoA dehydrogenase family protein codes for MDFTFSEEQQAAAEAARGVFADVAPDAVPSPALTTGAVADEFDRALWSRLADADLLSLLVAEEYGGAGLDAVALCLVLRESAKVLARVPLLENSAAMAAVQAYGGPELRAQLLERAGRGELVLTVAASGRTGHDPAELAVTARQEEGEGEGADWILDGVQTAVPWAYDADFVVVPAHTSAGRTVLALVPRVHDGVALGEQFSTSGERLGELRLESVRITARDVIDVEGAWEWLRDLLTTGTCALALGLGERVLRMSSEYTSKREQFGFPVATFQAVAVQAADRYIDLRAMEVTLWQAAWRIDSGAQGALPVAGDVAVAKIWASEGVRRVVQTAQHLHGGFGADVDYPLHRYHAWAKQLELALGPAAAHEEALGDLLAAHPLG; via the coding sequence GTGGACTTCACCTTCAGCGAGGAGCAGCAGGCGGCGGCCGAGGCGGCGCGGGGGGTGTTCGCCGACGTGGCGCCGGACGCGGTGCCGTCTCCGGCGCTGACCACGGGTGCCGTGGCCGACGAGTTCGACCGCGCGCTGTGGTCCAGGCTCGCCGACGCGGACCTGCTGAGCCTGCTGGTGGCGGAGGAGTACGGCGGGGCGGGCCTGGACGCCGTCGCGCTGTGCCTGGTGCTGCGTGAGTCGGCGAAGGTGCTGGCGCGGGTGCCCCTGCTGGAGAACAGCGCGGCCATGGCGGCCGTACAGGCTTACGGCGGGCCGGAGTTGAGGGCGCAGCTGCTGGAGCGGGCCGGGCGCGGGGAGCTCGTGCTGACCGTCGCCGCAAGCGGCCGCACGGGGCACGATCCCGCCGAACTCGCCGTCACCGCACGGCAGGAGGAGGGGGAGGGCGAGGGCGCCGACTGGATCCTGGACGGGGTGCAGACGGCGGTGCCGTGGGCGTACGACGCGGACTTCGTCGTCGTCCCGGCGCATACGTCCGCGGGCCGGACCGTTCTCGCACTGGTGCCGCGGGTCCACGACGGGGTGGCGCTCGGCGAGCAGTTCTCCACCAGCGGGGAGCGGCTGGGCGAGCTGCGCCTTGAGTCGGTGAGGATCACCGCGCGGGACGTGATCGACGTCGAGGGCGCGTGGGAGTGGTTGCGGGATCTGCTGACCACGGGGACCTGTGCGCTGGCGCTCGGGCTGGGCGAGCGGGTGCTGCGGATGAGCAGTGAATACACCAGCAAGCGGGAGCAGTTCGGGTTCCCGGTCGCCACGTTCCAGGCCGTGGCCGTGCAGGCCGCCGACCGTTACATCGACCTGCGCGCGATGGAGGTCACGCTGTGGCAGGCGGCGTGGCGGATCGACTCGGGAGCTCAGGGGGCGCTGCCGGTCGCGGGGGATGTCGCCGTGGCGAAGATCTGGGCGTCGGAGGGGGTACGGAGGGTGGTGCAGACGGCACAGCATCTGCACGGCGGATTCGGCGCGGACGTCGACTACCCCCTGCACCGGTACCACGCGTGGGCCAAGCAGCTGGAACTCGCGCTCGGTCCGGCGGCGGCGCACGAGGAGGCGTTGGGGGATCTGCTGGCGGCACATCCCCTGGGCTGA
- a CDS encoding rhodanese-like domain-containing protein, which produces MPTVQVTDLKDDDFLLDVREDDEWQAGHAEGALHIPISDFVARYGELTEAAPQDGRVHVICRSGGRSAQVTMYLAQQGIDAVNVDGGMQLWAEVGRPVVTDDGRPGFVL; this is translated from the coding sequence GTGCCCACGGTCCAGGTCACGGACCTCAAGGACGACGATTTTCTGCTGGACGTCCGAGAGGACGACGAATGGCAGGCGGGTCACGCCGAAGGGGCGCTGCACATCCCCATCAGTGACTTCGTGGCCCGCTACGGCGAGCTGACCGAGGCCGCCCCCCAGGACGGCCGCGTCCACGTGATCTGCCGGTCCGGCGGCCGCTCGGCCCAGGTCACGATGTACCTGGCCCAGCAGGGCATCGACGCCGTGAACGTGGACGGCGGCATGCAGCTGTGGGCCGAGGTCGGCCGCCCCGTGGTGACCGACGACGGCCGCCCGGGTTTCGTGCTCTGA
- a CDS encoding sensor histidine kinase, whose translation MSRPGFLLSAWPWRSVCYLLTGAVTGVLALVGLVTLAAVGGALAVVLVGLPLLVVLAVSGLPVAWVERRRLGLVDLDPAPDPHQPPPAEGLMSWLTTRLKEQATWRELAYTVLFAGLLWPLDALVFTVALLFPLSMAATPLLLATVGGGRETKVLKQWTVTTWPTAFGVAVLGLLLLALGAYVLGVAAGARAELTRLLIADPDGDLGAKVVELSRSRVRLVDAFEAERRRIERDLHDGAQQRLVALTMTLGLARLDAPPGPLADQLAKAHDEAGKALAELRELIHGIHPKVLADYGLGAAVADAADRSVVPVDVDLPLPGRFEQAVEAAAYFVVCEALANVAKHSGAGRAQVSGGHSGGRLVLEVRDDGRGGADASAGSGLTGLADRVSVLDGRLSLSSPPGGPTLLRVEFPCEVTEATEWSEAAGRFA comes from the coding sequence ATGTCCCGGCCGGGCTTCCTGCTGTCGGCGTGGCCCTGGCGCTCGGTCTGTTACCTGCTGACCGGTGCGGTCACCGGTGTCCTCGCCCTGGTCGGGCTGGTGACGCTGGCGGCCGTCGGCGGGGCGCTCGCCGTCGTGCTGGTCGGGCTGCCGCTGCTGGTCGTGCTGGCGGTCTCCGGTCTGCCGGTGGCCTGGGTGGAACGGCGCAGGCTCGGCCTGGTCGACCTCGACCCGGCACCGGACCCGCACCAGCCGCCGCCCGCCGAGGGACTGATGTCCTGGCTGACGACCCGGCTGAAGGAACAGGCCACCTGGCGCGAGCTCGCGTACACCGTGCTGTTCGCGGGCCTGCTGTGGCCGCTGGACGCGCTGGTGTTCACGGTCGCGCTGCTCTTCCCGCTCTCCATGGCCGCCACCCCGTTGCTCTTGGCCACCGTCGGCGGGGGCCGCGAGACGAAGGTGCTCAAGCAGTGGACGGTCACCACCTGGCCCACGGCCTTCGGGGTCGCCGTGCTCGGACTGCTGCTGCTGGCCCTCGGCGCCTACGTCCTGGGCGTCGCGGCCGGCGCCCGCGCCGAACTGACCCGGCTGCTGATCGCCGACCCGGACGGCGACCTGGGTGCCAAGGTGGTCGAACTGAGCCGCTCGCGCGTGCGGTTGGTGGACGCCTTCGAGGCGGAGCGCCGGCGCATCGAACGCGATCTGCACGACGGCGCCCAACAGCGCCTGGTCGCCCTGACGATGACCTTGGGCCTGGCCCGTCTCGACGCCCCGCCGGGGCCCCTCGCCGACCAGCTCGCCAAGGCCCACGACGAGGCGGGCAAGGCCCTCGCGGAACTGCGTGAACTCATCCACGGCATCCACCCGAAGGTCCTCGCGGACTACGGCCTCGGGGCCGCCGTGGCCGACGCGGCCGACCGTTCCGTGGTCCCGGTCGACGTGGACCTCCCGCTGCCGGGACGGTTCGAGCAGGCGGTGGAGGCGGCCGCGTACTTCGTGGTCTGCGAGGCCCTAGCCAACGTCGCCAAGCACAGCGGGGCGGGCCGCGCCCAGGTGTCCGGGGGCCACTCGGGCGGGCGGCTGGTCCTGGAGGTGCGCGACGACGGCCGCGGCGGCGCCGACGCCTCGGCGGGCAGCGGACTGACCGGACTCGCGGACCGGGTGTCGGTCCTGGATGGCAGACTCTCCCTGTCCAGCCCGCCGGGCGGACCGACCCTGCTGCGTGTGGAGTTCCCTTGCGAGGTGACCGAGGCGACCGAGTGGAGCGAGGCGGCCGGTCGCTTCGCGTAG
- a CDS encoding response regulator transcription factor, producing the protein MERGGRSLRVVLAEDSVLLREGLIGLLGRCGHEVVAAVGDAQALIAAVEEHGPDIVVTDVRMPPGFQDEGLHAAVRLRESRPALPVLVLSQYVQRTYASELLDSGDGTGVGYLLKDRVGQVEEFVDALAEVADGGTVVDPEVVRQLLRRRRDPLERLTPREREVLALIAEGKSNGAIARELVVSEAAVGKHIGGILTKLDLPPADETHRRVLAVLAYLRS; encoded by the coding sequence GTGGAGCGAGGCGGCCGGTCGCTTCGCGTAGTCCTGGCCGAGGACAGCGTGCTGCTGCGGGAGGGCCTCATAGGTCTGCTCGGCCGCTGCGGCCACGAGGTCGTCGCGGCGGTCGGTGACGCGCAGGCGCTGATCGCGGCGGTCGAGGAGCACGGCCCGGACATCGTGGTCACCGACGTCCGTATGCCGCCCGGCTTCCAGGACGAGGGCCTGCACGCCGCGGTCCGCCTGCGGGAGAGCCGCCCCGCCCTGCCGGTGCTGGTGCTCAGCCAGTACGTGCAGCGGACGTACGCCTCCGAACTCCTCGACTCCGGGGACGGCACGGGCGTCGGCTACCTGCTCAAGGACCGTGTCGGCCAGGTCGAGGAGTTCGTCGACGCGCTCGCCGAGGTCGCGGACGGCGGCACGGTCGTGGACCCCGAGGTCGTCCGGCAGTTGCTGCGCCGGCGCCGCGATCCGCTGGAGCGGCTCACCCCGCGCGAGCGGGAGGTCCTCGCGCTGATAGCGGAGGGCAAGTCCAACGGTGCCATCGCGCGTGAACTCGTCGTCTCCGAGGCGGCGGTGGGCAAGCACATCGGCGGCATCCTCACGAAGCTGGACCTGCCACCGGCGGACGAGACCCACCGGCGGGTGCTGGCGGTGCTTGCGTATTTGCGGTCGTGA
- a CDS encoding ABC transporter ATP-binding protein: MNYDAIELRSVSRSHGSGDSAVTALDQVSLSFPRATFTAVMGPSGSGKSTLLQCAAGLDRPTSGSVSVGGTELTRLSETRLTLLRRERIGFVFQAFNLLPALTAEQNVALPLRLAGKRVAKSRVREVLEQVGLGERARHRPTEMSGGQQQRVALARALITRPEVLFADEPTGALDSQTSREVLALLRSMVDREGQTIVMVTHDPVAASYADRVIFLVDGRVNGELIGPSADDIAARMTKLEAVPC, encoded by the coding sequence ATGAACTACGACGCCATCGAGTTGCGCTCCGTCAGCAGGAGCCACGGGTCGGGCGACAGCGCCGTGACGGCCCTCGACCAGGTCTCCCTTTCCTTCCCGCGCGCCACCTTCACCGCCGTCATGGGGCCCTCCGGCTCCGGCAAGTCGACCCTGCTGCAGTGCGCCGCGGGTCTGGACCGCCCCACCTCGGGTTCGGTCTCGGTGGGCGGCACCGAGCTGACCAGGCTCAGTGAGACCAGGCTGACGCTGCTGCGCCGCGAGCGCATCGGGTTCGTCTTCCAGGCGTTCAACCTCCTGCCCGCCCTGACCGCGGAGCAGAACGTCGCCCTGCCGCTGCGCCTGGCCGGCAAGCGGGTCGCGAAGTCCCGGGTCCGCGAGGTGCTCGAACAGGTCGGTCTCGGCGAGCGCGCCAGGCACCGGCCCACGGAGATGTCCGGCGGCCAGCAGCAGCGCGTCGCCCTGGCCCGCGCGCTGATCACCCGCCCCGAGGTCCTCTTCGCCGACGAGCCGACCGGCGCCCTGGACTCGCAGACCAGCCGTGAGGTGCTGGCCCTGCTGCGGTCCATGGTCGACCGCGAGGGGCAGACGATCGTCATGGTCACCCACGACCCGGTGGCCGCCTCCTACGCCGACCGCGTGATCTTCCTCGTCGACGGCCGCGTCAACGGCGAGCTGATCGGTCCGAGCGCGGACGACATCGCCGCCCGCATGACCAAGCTGGAGGCCGTGCCGTGCTGA
- a CDS encoding DUF2252 domain-containing protein, with protein MFLLDTGEAVAVTEAGAEATAVTEPDEASATREGAAARRPRVRGFAQWPVEGSPKREGKALRESVPRSAHAALDLDISRPGAVEAVEESSRGRIPELTPIRVGRMAATPFAFLRGSAGLMAYDLARTPMTRIRAQICGDAHAANFGLYGDARGGLVIDLNDFDETVHGPWEWDLKRLAASLVLAGRETGADEDTCRAAAHGAVGAYRRTMRLMAKLPVLDAWNAIADEELVSHTDAHDLVGTLERVSEKARANTSGRFAARSTELTEDGGRRFVDAAPVLRRVPDEEAAAVAASLEHYLTTLSEDRLPLLARHAVHDVAFRVVGTGSVGTRSYVVLLLDHRGEPLVLQVKEARPSALLPHLVTAGFDVPPVDHEGRRVVVGQKRMQVVSDILLGWTTIEGLPFQVRQFRNRKGSVDPAALSADQIDDYGRMTGALLARAHSHSVDPRLVSGYCGKNEELDEAVATFAVTYADRTEADHAELVAAVRTGRVAAETGV; from the coding sequence ATGTTCTTGCTGGACACGGGGGAGGCGGTCGCTGTGACCGAGGCCGGTGCGGAGGCGACGGCAGTGACGGAGCCCGACGAGGCGTCCGCGACGCGGGAGGGGGCGGCAGCCCGCCGCCCCCGGGTGCGAGGCTTCGCCCAGTGGCCCGTCGAGGGCTCGCCCAAGAGGGAGGGCAAGGCCCTGCGGGAGAGCGTCCCGCGCAGCGCCCACGCCGCGCTCGACCTCGACATCTCCCGTCCCGGCGCGGTCGAGGCGGTCGAGGAGTCGAGCCGGGGCCGTATCCCCGAGCTCACGCCGATCCGGGTGGGGCGGATGGCGGCCACGCCGTTCGCCTTCCTGCGCGGCTCGGCGGGACTCATGGCGTACGACCTGGCCCGCACCCCCATGACCAGGATCCGCGCCCAGATCTGCGGCGACGCCCACGCGGCGAACTTCGGCCTGTACGGCGACGCCCGCGGCGGCCTGGTCATCGACCTGAACGACTTCGACGAGACGGTGCACGGCCCCTGGGAGTGGGACCTCAAGCGGCTCGCCGCCTCCCTGGTCCTCGCGGGCCGGGAGACCGGCGCCGACGAGGACACCTGCCGCGCGGCGGCGCACGGTGCGGTGGGCGCGTACCGGCGCACCATGCGGCTGATGGCCAAGCTCCCGGTGCTGGATGCGTGGAACGCGATCGCGGACGAGGAGCTCGTCTCCCACACCGACGCCCATGACCTGGTCGGCACGCTGGAGCGGGTCTCGGAGAAGGCGCGGGCCAACACCAGCGGGCGGTTCGCGGCGAGGTCGACCGAGCTCACCGAGGACGGTGGCCGGCGCTTCGTGGACGCCGCGCCGGTGCTGCGCCGGGTGCCCGACGAGGAGGCGGCTGCGGTGGCCGCGTCCCTGGAGCACTACCTGACCACGCTCTCCGAGGACCGGCTCCCGCTGCTGGCCCGGCACGCGGTGCACGACGTGGCGTTCCGCGTCGTCGGCACCGGCAGCGTCGGCACCCGCTCCTACGTCGTCCTGCTGCTGGACCACCGCGGCGAACCGCTGGTCCTCCAGGTCAAGGAGGCGCGACCCTCGGCCCTCCTGCCGCACCTGGTCACCGCGGGCTTCGACGTGCCGCCGGTCGACCACGAGGGTCGCCGGGTGGTCGTCGGCCAGAAGCGGATGCAGGTGGTCAGCGACATCCTGCTGGGCTGGACGACCATCGAGGGCCTCCCCTTCCAGGTGCGCCAGTTCCGCAACCGCAAGGGCAGCGTCGACCCGGCCGCCCTGTCCGCCGACCAGATAGACGACTACGGCCGTATGACCGGCGCCCTCCTGGCCCGTGCCCATTCGCACAGCGTCGACCCACGCCTGGTCTCCGGCTACTGCGGCAAGAACGAGGAGCTCGACGAGGCCGTCGCCACCTTCGCCGTGACCTACGCCGACCGCACGGAGGCGGACCACGCGGAACTGGTGGCGGCGGTCCGAACGGGGAGGGTGGCGGCGGAGACGGGGGTGTGA
- a CDS encoding J domain-containing protein: MTSPEADPHGTAAAGTERLERAVRAAEQALIEYEIAVETFRIEVENFSRLHHQKLGPMYTRLDELDAQIAEIRAARSGDPEDLRQAQEARARVMPMPGVEELFHGWMDGEGLFPEAAAMLTEQPVRPPQRVRPSDEARKLYRELARKAHPDLAQDDTERARREEFITRVNAAYSRGDEPLLRELAEEWAAGPKPPEQGPTPSEELYARLEWLSRRKELLSVVARELEESAIGSMLRMAPDDPDRLLEEIAEKLLADVSTREAELGELLAQE; encoded by the coding sequence ATGACGTCCCCGGAAGCTGACCCCCACGGCACAGCCGCCGCAGGTACGGAGCGGTTGGAGCGGGCCGTGCGGGCCGCCGAGCAGGCGCTCATCGAGTACGAGATCGCGGTGGAGACCTTCCGCATCGAGGTGGAGAACTTCTCCCGCCTGCATCACCAGAAGCTCGGCCCGATGTACACCCGCCTCGACGAGCTGGACGCCCAGATCGCGGAGATCCGGGCCGCCCGCAGCGGCGACCCCGAGGATCTGCGCCAGGCGCAGGAGGCCCGCGCCCGGGTGATGCCGATGCCCGGCGTCGAGGAACTGTTCCACGGCTGGATGGACGGGGAGGGCCTCTTCCCCGAGGCCGCCGCGATGCTCACCGAGCAGCCGGTGCGGCCCCCGCAGCGGGTGCGCCCCAGCGACGAGGCCCGCAAGCTCTACCGCGAGCTCGCCCGCAAGGCTCACCCGGACCTCGCCCAGGACGACACCGAGCGCGCCCGGCGCGAGGAGTTCATCACCCGGGTCAACGCGGCCTACTCCCGAGGCGACGAGCCTCTCCTGCGGGAACTGGCCGAGGAGTGGGCCGCCGGTCCCAAGCCGCCGGAGCAGGGCCCCACCCCCAGCGAGGAGCTCTACGCCCGCCTCGAATGGCTCTCCCGGCGCAAGGAACTCCTCTCCGTGGTCGCGCGGGAACTGGAGGAGAGCGCGATCGGCTCGATGCTCCGGATGGCACCGGACGACCCGGACCGCCTCCTGGAGGAGATCGCCGAGAAGCTCCTGGCCGACGTCTCCACGCGCGAGGCGGAGCTCGGGGAACTGCTCGCGCAGGAGTGA
- a CDS encoding ABC transporter permease: MLSVALRTLRTRWVTFVGSFVALSLGVALLAVMGLALASSLDAPDRQPERFAAAPVVVRGQDTLSVPTPIGARTQKLAHPRAVPEETVAGLRRLGMVVADRSFTVRATTVRATKGPGDLVGHPWSTAAFAPYEIDGGRAPRAAGEVVVTGGWARPGERVETDRGTVTVVGTVASRGFEDAVFYTDARAAELSPKSTQLVVKADAAKVRAAVAGRDVQVLTGIDRRLADADPDRDSEALTAMNAMFGTAGAVTAFVSVFVVASTFAFAVAQRRREFGLLRTAGATPGQVRRMVFAEALVVGVAASAAGCVLGAYGAPKLAAWVVDGGLAPSWFTIGDHTWPYHMAFWTGLLVALLGVIAASWRAGRTGPTQALREASVDTEAMTRGRWLFGAGLLLTAAVTLGLALVSDPGELLHRKTYVSRPMLLITAIALLAPILMRPLTRLIAWLPAQLPGAGGMLVRENAAAGIRRTAAIAAPVLVTVALAGSLLGATATLNEAKATETREQTAASFVVTPAGDAGFDAATVHKLKAVKGAVVSATSSSAVYVLEDGVALIRSEARAAETGPLAATVHLPLASGKVSDLDDDSIIVNEEWEKHTVGQSVDVWLGDGTKKSLRVAAVMTTGTGNNGAYVTPANAPGASVDRVDVALSEGADPAAVAAALTKAGGHVFTKDQWVQASYPETNRTTRYGFILVLGIALLYTGISLANTMVMATSDRVRDLAVLRLAGATQWQVLRLVAGEALMVVVAGGVLGLLVASLNLAGMWSALGLLSVWSPVEMPWAELGATVGGCAVLAVVFSVAPAGLAMRRRAVELAGVRE, encoded by the coding sequence GTGCTGAGCGTCGCCCTGCGCACCCTGCGCACCCGCTGGGTCACCTTCGTCGGCAGTTTCGTCGCCCTTTCGCTGGGTGTCGCCCTGCTCGCCGTGATGGGTCTGGCCCTCGCCTCCTCCCTGGACGCACCCGACCGGCAGCCGGAACGGTTCGCCGCGGCACCGGTCGTCGTCCGGGGCCAGGACACACTGTCCGTGCCGACCCCGATCGGCGCCCGCACCCAGAAGCTCGCGCACCCGCGCGCGGTGCCCGAGGAGACCGTGGCCGGGCTGCGGCGCCTCGGCATGGTCGTCGCGGACCGCTCCTTCACCGTGCGGGCCACCACCGTGCGGGCCACGAAGGGCCCCGGCGACCTGGTCGGGCACCCCTGGTCCACGGCCGCCTTCGCGCCGTACGAGATCGACGGCGGCCGTGCTCCCCGCGCCGCCGGCGAGGTCGTCGTCACCGGCGGCTGGGCGCGGCCCGGAGAGCGGGTCGAGACCGACCGCGGCACCGTGACGGTCGTCGGCACCGTGGCCTCGCGCGGCTTCGAGGACGCCGTCTTCTACACCGACGCCCGGGCCGCCGAACTGTCGCCCAAGAGCACCCAACTGGTGGTGAAGGCGGACGCGGCAAAGGTCCGCGCGGCCGTCGCGGGCCGGGATGTACAGGTCCTCACCGGCATCGACCGCCGTCTCGCCGACGCCGATCCGGACCGTGACAGCGAGGCGCTCACCGCGATGAACGCCATGTTCGGCACCGCCGGCGCAGTCACCGCGTTCGTGTCGGTGTTCGTGGTGGCGTCCACGTTCGCCTTCGCGGTCGCCCAGCGGCGCCGGGAGTTCGGCCTGTTGCGCACCGCGGGGGCCACCCCCGGCCAGGTCCGGCGGATGGTGTTCGCTGAGGCCCTGGTGGTCGGCGTGGCGGCGTCGGCGGCGGGCTGTGTGCTGGGCGCGTACGGCGCCCCGAAGCTCGCCGCCTGGGTGGTCGACGGCGGGCTCGCGCCCAGCTGGTTCACCATCGGCGACCACACCTGGCCGTACCACATGGCCTTCTGGACCGGTCTGCTCGTCGCCCTGCTCGGGGTGATTGCCGCCTCCTGGCGGGCCGGCCGCACCGGGCCCACCCAGGCACTGCGCGAGGCGTCCGTGGACACCGAGGCGATGACCCGGGGCCGCTGGCTGTTCGGGGCGGGGCTGCTGCTGACCGCGGCCGTGACGCTGGGGCTCGCCCTGGTCTCCGACCCGGGAGAGCTGCTGCACCGCAAGACCTACGTCAGCCGCCCCATGCTGCTGATCACCGCGATCGCGCTGCTCGCGCCCATCCTGATGCGTCCGCTCACCCGGCTGATCGCCTGGCTGCCGGCCCAACTGCCCGGCGCGGGCGGGATGCTGGTGCGGGAGAACGCCGCCGCCGGAATCCGCCGTACGGCTGCCATCGCGGCGCCGGTCCTGGTCACCGTCGCCCTCGCGGGCTCACTCCTCGGTGCCACCGCCACCCTGAACGAAGCGAAGGCCACCGAGACGCGTGAGCAGACGGCGGCCTCGTTCGTCGTCACCCCGGCCGGGGACGCCGGGTTCGACGCGGCGACCGTGCACAAGCTCAAGGCGGTCAAGGGCGCCGTGGTCTCGGCCACCTCGTCGAGTGCCGTGTACGTCCTGGAGGACGGTGTCGCCCTCATCAGGTCCGAGGCCCGCGCGGCGGAGACGGGGCCGCTCGCCGCGACCGTGCACCTGCCGCTGGCCTCCGGGAAGGTGAGCGATCTCGACGACGACTCGATCATCGTCAACGAGGAGTGGGAGAAGCACACCGTCGGGCAGAGCGTGGACGTGTGGCTCGGGGACGGCACGAAGAAGTCGCTGCGAGTCGCCGCGGTGATGACGACCGGCACCGGCAACAACGGCGCCTACGTCACCCCCGCCAACGCCCCCGGCGCGAGCGTCGACCGGGTGGACGTGGCCCTCTCCGAGGGTGCCGACCCGGCCGCCGTGGCCGCCGCGCTCACCAAGGCCGGCGGGCACGTCTTCACCAAGGACCAGTGGGTGCAGGCGAGTTACCCGGAGACCAACCGGACCACCCGGTACGGCTTCATCCTGGTCCTCGGCATCGCCCTCCTCTACACCGGCATCTCCCTGGCCAACACGATGGTCATGGCGACCTCCGACCGGGTGCGCGACCTGGCCGTCCTGCGGCTGGCCGGGGCCACCCAGTGGCAGGTGCTGCGGCTGGTCGCCGGCGAGGCGCTGATGGTGGTCGTGGCCGGCGGAGTGCTCGGCCTCCTGGTCGCCAGTCTCAACCTGGCGGGCATGTGGAGCGCGCTCGGTCTGCTGTCGGTGTGGAGTCCGGTGGAGATGCCGTGGGCGGAGCTCGGGGCGACCGTGGGCGGGTGTGCCGTGCTCGCGGTGGTGTTCTCCGTCGCCCCGGCCGGGCTGGCCATGCGGCGCCGGGCGGTGGAACTGGCCGGCGTGCGGGAGTGA
- a CDS encoding transposase, with protein sequence MAARRPCPPPPGPLEEYEGRFDDLFFRLAQRRGFRDCLTRLLASRERKKTMTCLAGAEPVTSAEMLGAQWLQFFLSESPWEAEQINDRRLELLSEESATAPHDSGVIGIDDSGDPKDGTATAHVGRQWLGRNGKTDHGIVTVTTVWTDGRVYHPLHTTPTPLPITSPRGRGAPLRPSVRNRSWPRRLSGRHGSEHGRGALCAVGLGHGIHRDVGSRHPDLRGPRQLPALLAAAYGQDTAGTGALRKELRC encoded by the coding sequence ATGGCCGCTCGCCGTCCGTGTCCGCCCCCGCCGGGGCCGCTGGAGGAGTACGAGGGCCGGTTCGACGACCTCTTCTTCAGGCTGGCGCAGCGGCGAGGGTTTCGCGACTGCCTGACCAGGCTGTTGGCATCGCGGGAGCGGAAGAAAACGATGACTTGCCTGGCAGGGGCGGAACCGGTGACCAGTGCGGAGATGCTGGGGGCGCAGTGGCTGCAGTTCTTCCTGTCCGAGTCGCCCTGGGAGGCCGAGCAGATCAACGACCGGCGGCTTGAGCTGCTAAGCGAGGAGTCGGCTACGGCTCCGCACGACAGCGGGGTCATCGGGATCGACGATTCCGGGGACCCCAAGGACGGCACTGCTACCGCGCATGTTGGCCGGCAGTGGCTGGGCCGGAACGGCAAGACGGACCACGGCATCGTCACGGTGACCACCGTGTGGACCGACGGCCGCGTCTACCACCCGCTGCACACGACTCCTACACCCCTGCCCATCACTTCGCCCAGGGGCCGAGGGGCCCCGCTGCGGCCTTCCGTACGAAACCGCAGCTGGCCACGCCGGTTATCTGGCCGCCATGGCTCCGAACATGGACGTGGTGCGCTGTGCGCAGTCGGGCTCGGCCATGGCATCCATCGCGATGTCGGCAGTAGGCACCCAGACCTACGAGGCCCCCGACAGCTGCCTGCACTGCTTGCCGCGGCGTATGGACAGGACACAGCGGGCACCGGAGCGCTGCGCAAAGAGCTGAGGTGTTGA